In one Alnus glutinosa chromosome 14, dhAlnGlut1.1, whole genome shotgun sequence genomic region, the following are encoded:
- the LOC133856730 gene encoding uncharacterized protein LOC133856730 yields the protein MRVGAAEAPELTDEQVDNVDAMLAFEKATPAEEASVLLDFNHLVTNENMRNILGYDIPISDLPFLKGKEKVPEGPKKSKEHEKAPKTVKKLLVNAQRIDAEQEAKAKKAAEKKAVEKKTTELKATEKLAGKSKASHERPQLGKEPEREPVKKKPRIEAARLYLKSIGSVVKGIPIRAEPLSMITSEHSLQDAEEEATPHHLSLGGVPVLRDEDVLSAQPAGQDVTLTSMAGEEVAQTALPESHSALPQLLTAQVEIEVETRQISQPEVAVEVSDDAGSIPAEADSAVVMVNNRPSVYPVVEEAEPSCSMPFVGVWTDQVGPTAMSTYDSIGFFRPAREYEYDKASLEERLAGLIMDVIRALTPANYLGQSTAGFIPTEDMIDALVRLQTMHGSFHRDQVPVIAGLQQQISELELELARRQSLKSEVARLNKLLAERELELAKHDELVADAELRRNAVEETS from the exons ATGAGAGTCGGGGCTGCAGAAGCCCCTGAGCTAACTGATGAGCAGGTTGATAATGTTGACGCCATGCTTGCCTTTGAGAAGGCTACGCCCGCCGAAGAGGCGTCGGTGTTGCTGGACTTCAACCACCTTGTAACAAATGAGAATATGCGAAATATTCTTGGTTACGACATCCCTATTTCCGATCTTCCTTTCTTGAAG GGTAAGGAAAAAGTTCCCGAGGGACCGAAGAAATCTAAGGAGCATGAAAAGGCtccaaaaactgtcaagaaGCTTCTTGTTAATGCCCAACGGATCGATGCCGAGCAGGAAGCTAAAGCCAAGAAAGCAGCCGAGAAAAAAGCCGTCGAGAAGAAAACTACCGAGCTGAAGGCTACCGAGAAGTTGGCGGGAAAATCAAAGGCTTCCCATGAAAGGCCTCAGTTGGGCAAAGAGCCTGAGAGGGAGCCTGTTAAGAAAAAACCAAGGATTGAGGCGGCACGGTTGTATCTCAAATCAATTGGTTCTGTAGTTAAGGGTATTCCCATTCGCGCCGAACCCTTGTCGATGATCACCTCCGAACACTCACTTCAGGATGCCGAGGAGGAGGCTACGCCTCATCATCTATCACTAGGCGGAGTACCAGTGCTCCGTGATGAAGATGTGCTTAGCGCGCAGCCTGCGGGCCAAGATGTGACTCTTACGTCCATGGCTGGGGAAGAAGTGGCTCAGACCGCCCTTCCTGAAAGTCATTCGGCCTTACCCCAGTTGCTGACTGCACAGGTAGAAATTGAGGTCGAGACCCGACAAATATCGCAGCCAGAAGTGGCGGTTGAAGTCAGTGATGATGCGGGATCCATCCCGGCCGAAGCTGATAGCGCGGTCGTCATGGTAAATAACAGGCCCTCAGTGTATCCTGTGGTCGAGGAAGCAGAGCCAAGTTGTAGCATGCCCTTTGTCGGCGTTTGGACCGACCAGGTCGGGCCAACGGCAATGTCTACTTACGATTCCATCGGGTTTTTTAGGCCAGCCCGGGAATACGAATATGATAAGGCCTCACTGGAAGAGCGCTTGGCTGGGCTGATTATGGATGTAATACGGGCTCTGACCCCGGCCAATTACTTAGGGCAAAGCACCGCTGGGTTCATTCCAACTGAGGATATGATTGATGCATTGGTCCGACTTCAGACCATG CACGGGAGTTTCCACCGAGACCAGGTTCCGGTCATAGCCGGGCTTCAACAACAGAtttccgagctcgagctcgagttgGCTCGAAGACAATCTCTTAAATCAGAGGTGGCTAGGCTGAATAAGCTTCTTGCCGAACGAGAGTTGGAGTTGGCCAAACATGATGAGTTAGTTGCTGATGCCGAGCTCAGGCGAAATGCGGTCGAGGAAACTAGCTGA